A window of the Helianthus annuus cultivar XRQ/B chromosome 4, HanXRQr2.0-SUNRISE, whole genome shotgun sequence genome harbors these coding sequences:
- the LOC110936183 gene encoding uncharacterized protein LOC110936183, with product MESYDFIDNIKAEKANALARYRTFSNISKLFQLLEVFVAVAVISWSSSHLPLVIKFSGEYVTSFSSYFANQHVVFLVGNLIVVVCYVLSRYSDSGNELSDSEFHSGSGTELTHRKTVSDGTNAKPVQPQAVRSFKPSEIQNPVIKTVKSESEVAGKTVITPETKQNERKFERTRSEKVKSRIPVKADRELRRSVTEMRRSVAVTGGKESVKAVEKLSNEEFRIAVETFIMKQQRFLKEQSMIEDES from the coding sequence ATGGAATCTTATGACTTTATCGACAATATCAAAGCCGAAAAGGCAAATGCACTCGCGCGATACCGAACGTTCTCCAACATCTCCAAACTGTTTCAGTTACTGGAGGTTTTCGTCGCCGTTGCCGTGATTTCGTGGTCCTCAAGTCATCTTCCTCTCGTCATTAAATTCTCCGGCGAGTATGTGACGTCATTTTCGTCTTATTTTGCTAATCAACACGTCGTTTTCCTCGTCGGAAACCTAATTGTCGTTGTTTGTTACGTACTTTCTCGTTATTCCGATTCCGGCAACGAGTTAAGCGATTCTGAGTTTCATTCCGGTTCCGGCACCGAGTTAACTCACCGGAAAACCGTTTCCGACGGTACGAATGCTAAACCGGTTCAACCGCAAGCTGTTAGGTCATTTAAACCGTCGGAAATTCAAAATCCGGTTATCAAAACGGTGAAATCGGAGTCGGAAGTTGCTGGAAAAACGGTTATTACGCCGGAAACGAAGCAAAATGAACGGAAATTTGAGAGAACGAGATCGGAGAAGGTGAAGAGTCGGATTCCGGTGAAGGCTGACCGAGAGTTGCGGCGGTCGGTGACGGAGATGAGGCGGAGTGTGGCAGTTACCGGTGGAAAAGAATCGGTTAAAGCTGTCGAGAAACTGAGTAATGAAGAGTTTCGGATTGCGGTTGAGACGTTTATTATGAAGCAGCAGAGGTTTTTGAAGGAGCAGAGTATGATTGAAGATGAGAGTTGA